A single window of Acidimicrobiales bacterium DNA harbors:
- a CDS encoding dTDP-glucose 4,6-dehydratase has protein sequence MSEPHASPDSREDSADGVDAMPLGLRFRWWLAVHKVPVQIAGDSLVWLLAFFAASMLRSEPVVLESPTGPPRPGPVFGMALVACLAQASFGTLSGLYKGRWRFGSFEEVRHLVFAVACVSGVAIALDTLLGSPVGPSVALGAAPFALVGTTAARYAWRLDLERRRRPRLERSAPALVFGAGEGGHMLITALLRDPESPWFPVAVLDDDPTLVGGRIRGVPVLGGRRDIPRLAAEFGARALLVAVPSASSDLVRELARMARYTGLEVRVLPPLAELLRSSPTAALRRPSEIDLVGRRRIEIDEDAVTRVLRGRRVLVVGAGGALGSELAAKISRFEPAALLLLDRDESGLHAAQLHVEGRALLNRDEVIVADITDAERIDEVFDRHNPEVVFHSAACGHLALLHHHPRAALLTNVEGTINLLRAASRCGTSLFVHVSSYSAAHPETVLGATNRLAERLVAGMRPDGSVWVSVRVGQAVESSSSAVNTIRQQIRWGGRVTLAHPDQTRHMATAGELALLVLQAASMASSRRAERRVLVAEIGEPVRLDELARQMLEQAESDMEIAYGGPVPGDYVEERIFAPDETREPTEHPQISQTSVPPADIDMVRSLLGDLDSAGLRDALSRLARAPDGAAHP, from the coding sequence ATGAGCGAACCTCACGCGTCGCCGGACTCTCGCGAGGACTCGGCCGACGGCGTCGACGCCATGCCACTCGGTCTCCGGTTCCGCTGGTGGCTCGCCGTACACAAGGTGCCCGTCCAGATCGCAGGAGACTCCCTGGTCTGGTTGCTGGCCTTCTTCGCCGCGTCGATGTTGAGGTCCGAACCGGTGGTCCTGGAGAGTCCGACCGGTCCCCCACGACCGGGGCCGGTGTTCGGCATGGCTCTCGTCGCCTGTCTCGCCCAAGCCTCTTTCGGCACGCTGAGCGGCTTGTACAAGGGTCGATGGCGCTTCGGGTCCTTCGAAGAGGTCCGCCACCTCGTGTTCGCCGTCGCGTGCGTGAGCGGAGTGGCGATCGCACTCGACACCCTGCTCGGAAGCCCGGTCGGCCCGAGCGTCGCGCTGGGCGCCGCACCCTTCGCCCTGGTCGGGACCACGGCCGCCAGGTACGCATGGCGTCTGGACTTGGAGAGGAGGCGACGTCCCCGCCTCGAACGCTCCGCGCCCGCACTCGTCTTCGGTGCCGGCGAAGGAGGACACATGCTGATCACGGCGCTGCTGCGAGACCCCGAGAGCCCCTGGTTTCCGGTGGCCGTGTTGGACGACGACCCAACGTTGGTCGGCGGGCGGATCCGCGGTGTCCCGGTGCTCGGAGGGAGAAGGGACATCCCGAGGCTCGCGGCCGAGTTCGGGGCACGGGCGCTCCTGGTGGCCGTCCCCTCGGCGTCATCCGACCTCGTGCGCGAGCTGGCGAGGATGGCTCGCTACACGGGGCTCGAAGTGCGAGTCCTCCCACCACTGGCCGAACTCCTGAGGAGCTCCCCCACCGCGGCGCTGCGGCGCCCGTCGGAGATCGACCTCGTGGGTCGTCGGCGAATCGAGATCGACGAGGACGCGGTCACGAGGGTCCTTCGTGGACGGCGGGTACTCGTCGTCGGGGCGGGAGGAGCTCTCGGGTCTGAATTGGCCGCGAAGATCTCGCGCTTCGAACCTGCTGCGCTCCTGCTGCTCGACCGCGACGAATCCGGACTGCACGCCGCCCAGTTGCACGTGGAGGGCCGTGCCCTGCTGAACCGCGACGAGGTGATCGTCGCTGACATCACCGACGCCGAACGCATCGACGAAGTCTTCGATCGGCATAACCCGGAGGTGGTCTTCCACTCGGCGGCTTGCGGCCACCTCGCCCTCCTGCACCACCATCCCCGAGCCGCGCTCCTGACGAACGTGGAGGGGACCATCAACCTGCTGCGAGCAGCAAGTAGATGCGGGACCTCTCTTTTCGTGCACGTGAGTTCCTACTCGGCAGCCCACCCCGAGACGGTCCTCGGAGCGACGAACCGTCTGGCCGAACGGCTCGTCGCGGGCATGCGGCCGGACGGATCGGTCTGGGTGAGCGTGCGCGTGGGCCAAGCGGTGGAGAGCTCGTCCTCTGCGGTCAACACCATCCGGCAGCAGATCCGGTGGGGTGGGCGCGTGACCTTGGCACACCCCGACCAGACCAGGCACATGGCCACGGCTGGAGAGCTGGCCCTGCTCGTTCTTCAGGCCGCCTCTATGGCCTCTTCCCGTCGGGCCGAGCGTCGAGTGTTGGTCGCGGAGATCGGGGAGCCGGTGAGGCTCGACGAGCTGGCCCGTCAGATGCTCGAGCAAGCCGAGTCGGACATGGAGATCGCCTACGGAGGACCGGTGCCCGGCGACTACGTCGAAGAGAGGATCTTCGCTCCCGACGAGACCAGAGAACCCACCGAACATCCGCAGATCTCGCAAACCAGTGTGCCTCCGGCCGACATAGACATGGTGAGATCCTTGCTCGGGGACCTCGACTCCGCCGGGCTCAGGGACGCGCTCTCCCGTCTGGCCCGCGCACCAGACGGTGCGGCACACCCGTGA
- a CDS encoding UDP-glucose 4-epimerase-like protein: MIRTEPAEAGLVVVVTGGAGFIGSNLCRVLESESSISRVLVVDDFSTGRRENLDGLAVEVVEGSILDEDLLDEAFRGVDAVVHLAARPSVPRSIADPVLTHRVNTDGTVSVLEAARRNGVPHVVVASSSSVYGANETLPKREDMATFPVSPYAASKLAAESYALAWQRSFGLGVLALRFFNVYGPYQPADHAYAAVIPAFVSAALQKRPLRIFGDGLQSRDFTFVGSVTEILRRAVVERVSCPEPVNLAAGDRTDLLTLVRMIEEATGESCEVVHEDPRPGDVRHSMADTARLSSLFPGFRCEPLRIGLERTVDWFRAHLAGERGSQTDSGSHRAAGAVGHVAVHRAAE, encoded by the coding sequence CAGAACCCGCCGAGGCGGGTCTCGTCGTCGTAGTCACAGGCGGGGCGGGCTTCATCGGGAGCAACCTCTGCCGGGTCCTCGAATCCGAATCGTCGATCTCCCGCGTGCTCGTGGTCGACGACTTCTCCACGGGTCGGCGTGAGAACCTCGACGGCTTAGCGGTGGAGGTGGTCGAAGGTTCCATTCTCGACGAAGACCTGCTCGACGAAGCTTTCCGCGGCGTCGACGCGGTGGTACATCTTGCGGCGCGCCCCTCGGTCCCGAGGTCGATCGCGGACCCGGTCTTGACCCACAGGGTGAACACCGACGGCACGGTGTCCGTGTTGGAGGCGGCCCGGCGCAACGGAGTCCCGCACGTGGTTGTCGCCTCGTCGTCTTCGGTCTACGGAGCGAACGAGACGCTCCCGAAGCGCGAGGACATGGCCACGTTCCCGGTGAGCCCGTACGCGGCTAGCAAGCTGGCTGCAGAGTCGTACGCTCTCGCATGGCAGCGGTCGTTCGGGTTGGGGGTACTCGCCCTGCGTTTCTTCAACGTTTACGGCCCCTACCAACCTGCAGACCACGCTTACGCTGCCGTCATACCCGCGTTCGTGTCGGCCGCACTTCAGAAAAGACCTTTGAGGATCTTCGGGGACGGGCTGCAGAGTCGCGACTTCACCTTCGTGGGGAGCGTCACCGAGATCTTGCGTCGTGCGGTCGTCGAACGCGTGAGTTGTCCGGAGCCGGTGAACCTGGCAGCCGGAGACCGCACAGACCTGCTCACTCTAGTCCGCATGATCGAAGAGGCGACGGGTGAGAGTTGTGAGGTGGTGCACGAGGATCCTCGGCCCGGGGACGTGCGGCATTCGATGGCGGACACGGCGAGGCTCTCGTCTCTGTTCCCGGGGTTCAGGTGCGAGCCGTTGCGGATCGGTCTCGAGAGGACGGTCGACTGGTTTCGTGCCCACCTCGCCGGGGAGCGCGGCTCGCAGACAGACTCGGGCTCCCACAGAGCGGCGGGGGCGGTCGGACATGTCGCCGTGCACCGCGCGGCCGAATGA
- the epsM gene encoding putative acetyltransferase EpsM, protein MSPCTARPNEGDEHVDGDVVIIGAGGHAREALDVLEAVGERHRFLGFLSDDPTDRPEVRRRGVAVLGPPERLAELRCRFVVAVGSPLVRRRLLERATGSDDELGDLAIRLVHPTAVVSEDAELGRGVYVPAGAIVQAGATLSDHVHLNANAVVGVDAQLDDFATLSPGAVVERQAHLEEGVMLGAGAMVCQGVEVGAWSVVGAGSVVTKAVPRGVTVTGVPHRLVRGPDGRARP, encoded by the coding sequence ATGTCGCCGTGCACCGCGCGGCCGAATGAGGGAGACGAGCACGTGGACGGCGACGTGGTCATCATCGGAGCGGGAGGTCACGCCAGGGAGGCGCTCGACGTCCTCGAGGCCGTCGGGGAACGCCACCGGTTCCTCGGGTTCCTCTCCGACGACCCCACCGACCGTCCGGAGGTGCGCAGGAGAGGAGTCGCTGTTCTCGGACCACCCGAGAGGCTGGCGGAACTGCGATGCAGGTTCGTCGTCGCAGTGGGTTCGCCTCTGGTGCGTCGGCGGCTCCTGGAACGGGCTACTGGATCCGACGACGAACTCGGGGACTTGGCGATTCGCCTCGTGCACCCCACGGCGGTCGTCTCGGAGGACGCCGAGCTGGGGAGGGGTGTCTACGTTCCGGCAGGGGCGATCGTGCAAGCGGGCGCCACTCTCTCCGACCACGTCCATCTGAACGCGAACGCAGTCGTCGGGGTGGACGCGCAGCTCGACGATTTCGCCACGCTCAGCCCGGGCGCGGTCGTCGAGCGACAAGCTCATTTGGAAGAAGGTGTGATGTTGGGCGCAGGGGCCATGGTCTGCCAAGGGGTGGAGGTCGGTGCATGGAGTGTCGTGGGCGCGGGCTCGGTGGTGACCAAGGCAGTCCCCCGGGGTGTCACCGTCACGGGTGTGCCGCACCGTCTGGTGCGCGGGCCAGACGGGAGAGCGCGTCCCTGA